CATTCATTCGGATCATTCTTATGATCGTATAATTCTTCTTCACCGTTGGCATACAAAATATATCGGTAACGATCATCTCGAATTGCGACATTGCCGCGATAATACTCTGTTATGGCGGGCATCTTTCGGTTGTAGTTTGGATCGGTCAACAAAGGGACCAAAGATTCACCTTGAATTTTTTCTGGCTTATCGAAGCCAGCTAATTCTAAGAGTGTCGGGAAAATATCAATCAAACTGACAGCTTTGTTGGACCGGGAATTGGCTTTAGTTAAACCTGGTACAGAAACGATTAAAGGTACTCGTGTCGACTCTTCCCACAATGTACTTTTGCGCCAATGATTTTTTTCACCCAAATGCCAACCATGATCAGACCACAATACAATAATCGTTTTTTCGGTTAATCCGGTAGTATCAAGCGCATCCAGCAAGCGTCCTACTTGGGTATCGGCATGTTTAATAGAAGCAAGATAAGCTTGCATACCCAATTGCCAGTGACCCGCTCGCTTAATGTTAGAATGCGCTGAATTTTCCAGAGAATCTGCCTTGTCATCTTTCACTTGATCTTTTCCTTGTAAAGCCCAAGCCATACCAATAGAACCGACATCATCTAAGTCATTTTCAATTGTGCTTGGAATGACAATGTTTTCTTCAGGAAACTCAGCATAAAAACGCTGTGGCACTCGCCAAAGAACATGAGGCCGGTAAATTCCTGCGGCAATAAAAAAAGGTTTGTCATGTGGTTGTTGTAGTTTATCGATCACCCATGAGACGGTTCTGGCATCCATGGTTTCATTTTCTAAATTATTTTTTAATGGATGAATATTAAATTCCCCACCCACAGAATAAACCTCCCTTTTGTCAGCAATGGCATCGGGAAATCGCTTTTTGACGTCATCCCATGCGCCTTTCTTATAGTTAAATAAATGCAGAAGTTTACCGGAGCCTGCGGTATAAAAACCGTTATTTTTATACACTTCGCTGATGGTCACATTTTTATTTACCACAGGTTTTGAAGGTACTCCATTGCGATATATTCCTGTTGTAGACGGTAGCAACCCTGTCATAACAGCTGCACGAGAAGAATTACAAACCGGACTAGCGGTATGCGCATTGGTAAACAACATTCCTCTGTTTGCTAGGCGATCAATATTCGGTGTTGATGCGTTTGGATGCCCACCTAACACGCCAACCCAGTCGTTGAGATCATCTACCGAAATAAATAACACATTATAATTTTTAGTATCAATTTTTTGGTTATCAGCGACCTCATAAGATGGTGAGGGACGCTGCACCTGTTGACTAGCAACGCAACCAGCCAAAAAATTTATAGTCAGCATTAGTGGCAATAATTTTGTTTTTGCCCGCCAGTTAAATTTATTTATATTCATCATATTCATAACTTGTTTGAGCATAAAAATCTCTTTACCTAATACTTGAGTTTTAAAATCGTTAAACGATAACAATGGCTAATCTTTGAAAAAGTTAACCATTAATAAATATGCTCTTTTATAACGAAATCAAAACCATGTTCCTTGAGCGTGGATATTTATTTGTCTTTTAACAATACCCTCTAAATGGTCCAAGCTCGCCCTTGGTTTTCATTCAATGGCATGCAAGGGTCATATTCACCCGGAATAGGCAGATAAACTGTAACTTCTCTACCGACTTTTTCACTGGTAAAATAACCAAGCAGAACTAATTGCCTAAGTTTGGTAATTTGTTTGATTTTGGTCTTGCCCTGATTTTTAAAATCGACCAGAAGCTTGGTCTGCATGGTTTGACTTAATTCAAAAAAAGCTTTTTTAAAAGTTAACAATGACGCTTCGTCTATGCTTCTAATCGCAGACAAAACCAAATCTAATTCATGTTTTTGCATGTAATTTTGACATAGCAAAGCAATGAAATCTGGCACGCCCACATCAACAGCTCCGGGTGTATCCGTTGTAGGTAACAAACAATCGCAAAAAGATTTGAGTGTTTTAGATTGCCGCGTGGAAAAAAAATCAGACTGACTATTACTAGCCAAAATCATTTCTTGCGCAATTGCAATATTTGAACTGCTCAGTGACGCAAACCCTAGCCCAGCACCAGCAATTACTCGCTGAATGAGCGCTCTCCGGCTAATTGAATTCGTCATTATAGCGTTCCTTTTTTCAAAGCGTCTGCTGCAAAAGCCGCAGCTCTGGCCGTTAGCGCCATGTAAGTTAAAGATGGATTGACACAAGATGACGACGTCATACATGAACCATCAGTCACAAACACATTTTTCACCGAGTGAACTTGATTCCACTTATTTAACACCGACGTTTTTGCATCCTGTCCCATACGCGCTGTACCCATTTCATGGATAGCGAGCCCAGGAGAGACCTTTCGATTATAAGTATTTACATTTTTATAGCCCGCATGTTCGAGCATTTCGGCTGCTGCATTCATCATATCTAAACGCATTTTGGCTTCGTTATCTTTAAACTCGGCATCAAACTCGACCAAGGGAAACCCCCATTCATCTTTTTTCGTGGTATTCAATGAGAGTTTATTTTGATGGTAAGGTAAACATTCGCCAAATCCAGTCATTCCCATACGCCAGGGTCCCGGAGCTAATAAATCGGCTTTAAAATCAGCGCCATATATTTCTAATTCTTTAATACCACGTGACCAATTTTCCCGGCTAGCTCTCCCTTGATATCCAAACCCACGCAAATAATTTGCTTGTTTGCTATTCGCGTCGATATTTCTAAATCGAGGAATGTAAAATCCACTCGGACGACGGCCTTTGTAATAATCTTCTTCACCACCTTTAATTTGGCCAGATGCACCCACCATATGGTGGTGATCCATTAAATTATGCCCCAATTCACCACTGTCGTTGCCCAAACCATGTGGAAAACGCTTAGACGTGGAGTTCATTAAAATAGCAGTGGTTGCAACTGTTGATGCACAGCAGAAGATAATTTTGGCACGAAATTCAATTTCTTCATGAGTTATTGCGTCTTTAATAAGCACACCTGTCGCTTTTTCAGTTTTATCATCATAAATAATTTTCTGAACAACCGACATTGGGCGCATCGTCAAATTGCCACTGGCATAGGCAGCTGGTAAGGTCGATGAATTACTACTGAAATAGCCGCCAAACGGACAACCTCGATCACATCTAGCTCGATACTGGCAAGGCCCTCGACCATTATGCGCTTTCGTTAAGTTAGCGATTCGACCACTAGTGACAACACGACCAAATTGTCTAAGCATGGATTCTCTAAACGCTTTTTCCATGCAATTAAGAGGCATTTCAGGTAAAAACTGACCATCAGGCAGTTGAAACAAATTTTCAGAACGGCCAGATACACCAATAAAGCGTTCAACATGATCGTACCAAGGTGCTATGTCGGCATAACGAATTGGCCAATCAACCGCAATGCCTTCTTTAGCATTAGCTTCAAAATCTAAGTCACTGAACCGATAAGAATGTCGTCCCCACGTCAGCGAACGACCACCAACATGATAACCTCGGATCCAATCGAAGCTTTTCTTCTCTAAATAAGGGTGCGAAATATCATCAACAAACCAATGCTGGTTATTTTCATTTAAATTAATTTTGTTTTGTTTTGGCTGTCGCGCCTTTTGTTCAGGAGTTAATGTACCGCGCCCTTGATAGTCCCAACTATCTTTAAATGCAGTCGGGTACTCACCATGTTTAACATCGCGTCCGCGCTCTAAAACCAAAGTTTTTAAGCCTCGTTCACTCAGTTCTTTTGCAGCCCAGCCACCACTTACGCCTGAGCCAATCACTATTGCATCAAAGTTATTTGCTTTTTGTGTATTAATCATCGCCTATTATAACTCTCTTAACCAAATATTTCTGAAGCTAACCGGATCTCTATGATCCTGCAGTTTGATAGGCTCACACCCATGAGCTTTGTCATAATGTGCTGTACCGACATAAACGGTAGGACCTTGCAGTTCAACATTATGCAATACTAATATGCCATTATGCATTGCAGTAAAACGAGCCGGCGAAGTGACTTGGCCTTTTTTATTAAATCTTGGAGCTGTGTAGATAATATCGTATTCATTCCATTGCCCAGTCGGCCTTGTTGCATTAGCGAGTGGTATATGCTGTTTATATATAGAAGCCGCTTGACCATTGCTGTAGGTTTCATTTTGATATGAATCTAGAATTTGCATTTCGTACAAACCTTGCATAAAAATGCCACTGTTGCCAAGCTGTTGGCCAGACTTTCCTACCGCTTTAGGAGGCGATTTCCATTCAATATGAAGCTGTACATCACAGTATTTTTGTTTGGTTTCAATTGCACCACTGCGAGGTTTCACTGTCATTGAGCCGTCGGTATTAACCGTCCACTGTGCTTGGCCACCTTTGCTGCTTTGCCACGCAGATAAATCACTGCCATCAAATAAAACAATCGCGTCGCTTGGTGGTTGGCCTGCTTTTAAAGCCTCGACAACTGGAACTTTTGGTTGCCAAAATTCACTGTACTGATGCGGTTTCAATGGTTTTGTCTTTTCTTTTTCACCTGCCGCGGTTGCTTGCCCCATTAGGCCAACAACAGCTGCAGTGATTAAAATAATTTTTCTTTCTTTCATTAGTATGATCTTCAAATATTTGTTGTTAAAAGACTTAATCAAGTGACTGCAAGTAAGCAATAATATCCATCAAATCTTGCTCGCTAAGTCCCAGCAGTTTGGCCGAAGGCATAATTGATTGGTCACTCGTGGTTTTGCTGACAATGTCAGTTTGAGCAATGGAGTGCATCTGCCCAGCAATAGTCTTGAGTACCACTGAAGCAGAATCAGAAACCAGAAAACCTTCAATCGATGTGTTATCGGTTTTTTTGATCTTGACTGTTTCAAAGCCAAAAGACATTGCAGCTGATGGGTTGATGATTGAGTCGAGCAAATATTCTGTACCGAACTTTTTTGCAATAGCAGTTAAATCCGGTCCAATATCACCACCTTCTTGACCGATTTTATGACAAGTAAAACAGACAGCTCGACCATTAAACAAAGCTTCTCCTCGCTCAACATCTCCGGTTAAAGCCAAAATTTGCTTAATGGTTCGGTATTCGCCAGCTTGAGTTTGCGCACTTCCACCATCGTGATAAACCTTAAAGCGAATATTGGCCTTGGGCTCATTATATTTTTTGCGTTGGACTTTGTGATCGACTCTCCCTTGCGCAACAAAACGAACAAATTGATGCCCAGATAAACTATAAAACAGAGTCGAAGGTGCGTTAACCCCTAAGCCTCCAATCAACTTTTGACTGCCCGGTAAGGTAATTGGCAAACCTCTCGCCGTCATATTCTTAGCGATATAACCCTGCTTTGTATTAGCCGCGCTCCAAGGAAAATCTCGCAATGCAACTCGGCTACCTTCGGCATCTATAAAATAGGCATTTACCCAAAGCCCCAAACCCCAATTTAAGTTTGGATCATCTTGTTCAACTTCTAAATACAATCGATTTGCACCGGTGATATCTAAATCAATATCGGCAATTTGTTTTGGCTTATTTAATATTTCACTTTGATAAGCAGGTTGCTCAATGGTAATGGGGACTGGTGCTTGCATCGGCTTTTGCTTTGGCAACTGCGCTGCCAAGTTAAACGCTCTCAAATCATTCGTATCTCGATTTCTAACCCACCAATCAGTATAAACTCTCGTATCGTCAGGACCATTTATTGCAAGTTCGAGCATGTATTGACCCGCTTGTTGAGTCGAAATAAACGCTAGCGCATCGATTGACGCTTTGCGAGTAGTTATACCAAACGACTCATTGCGAGCTCGTTTGTAAAAATCACTGGCCGCTTGTCTAGGGTGCAATCGCCAAGCTAAATCGGTAAATTGCTCACTCCATTTATTCGCGTCATCCGTCGCTAATTTTTGATGCAATACTTTATAAACCTTAGGTTCATCACCTTCGCTTGCTGTACCGATAGCTTCTAAAAGCCAAGGATCTTTTGTTTTATATTGCTCAGCTAACTTGAGGATCAGCGCCTGTTTTTGAGTAAAGTCTACATCCCGCAATGATAATGCAATTTCACGCAATAAAGCAGGATGATCTCGCCCAATTAACTGTTTAGCTAAAGCTAGTTTTAATTCAGGAGCAACGGTTAACATGGCTCTATATGCGGTAATCACATACTGTTGGTTAGTTGATTTTAATAAACCTGATACTTCAGCTAATCCGCGTTCTCCCAAATTGGCCAGAACCCAAATTGCACGCGCTGCAATATACTGATTATCGTGTTTTAACAGTCTTTTAAGTGCAGGCATTGCGCTTATTCCTGATTTAACCAACCGATGAAAGCCCAGCATGCGTACGCTTGGTGCAGGACTTTTTAACGCTTCAATTTGACCTTGAACTTGGGTTAAATCTATATCGGGAACATTTAAACGCTTATTTTTAGGGGCTATTCGGTAAATACTGCCATGACTAAGTTGATCCGACATTTTGTGGCCCCCAACGCCAGGGTCAAACCAGTCACTCAAGTAAATGGCGCCATCTGCCCCAATTGCGATATCAGAAGGCCTAAACCAAGTATGCAAATTGCTGGGAGTTGCAGTATGATTTGACTTAGTGCTGACAAAATTTAATCGATTGCCTAAATCAAATCCTGCACCATCAGGTTTAGGATGGTAGCCAAAAATCACACTTAAAGCCGATTCAGCACTGAGCAACATGCCTTCATATTCTTTACCCAAAGCGCCATTTTCATAATAGGCAATACCAGTTGGCGCCCCCGCACCATATACATCACCAGCAGGCAAAATGCCTGGGTCTTGCTGGCGCCACTCAGCAACCGCTACAGGCTGACCGGGTCTTTGATCGGCACGCCAAGTTCTTGCACCGTCATTTGATGCAAACCCCAAATTACCATATTTCATTAACCAAGTAGTGCGGCATGCTGGCGGATCATCATTATCATTTTGAAATACATCACCAAATGAATTCACGACTAACTCATAACTATTTCTGAAATTATGACCAATCACCTCCATTCCAGTACCATCTTGTTCAATTCTTAACGCGACGCCGCCTACATAAACACGCCCATCATCACTTTTTAAACCCGGCTGGTTGTTTTTTTGATAAGGGGATCCGCCAACATAAGACGAACCAGCTCTAAGTGTCCAGCCCGACTTATCCTTAACTATATGCGGGCCAGCATTGCCTGTTGCCGTATACAGTGCGCCATCAGGCCCGCTAACAAACGCATGCAAAGAATGGTCATGATCTAATCCTCCGAACCCAGTTAAAAAGATTTCTCGCTTATCTACCTCAGGTTCAAACACCAAATTTCGGTTTACATCTGTATATTTGATAAGGTTTGGCGCACTGGCAACATAAATTTCATTGTCAAACACAGAAATACCTAAAGGCGCAACCAGAGCTTCCTCTTGGACAAATACAGTTGACGTTTCCGCCTTACCATCACTATTTTTATCTTCGAGCACAACAACCCTGTCTCCTTTAGGAAAATTGAGCCCTTTATTTTTGTTAGCATTAAAAGTTCGGTAATTAACCGCCTCAGTTACCCAAACTCGGCCTTTGATATCTATGTCCATATTCGTTGGGTTATAAAAATCTGGCGATTTAGCCCAAACTTTTATTTCTAAATCATCAGGCAAATTAAATAAACTGGCGGGTACAAGTTCAGGTTGAGTTGATTCTGCTTGCTGAGCATGGAGAGGCCACAAACATAGCAGTAATCCCCCAGTGCTCCCTAATAGGCTAAATAATTTATAAATCATGGTATAACTCTTCTTATCAACAGAATAAGTTTTGGCACTTTTAGCCATGAGTTTTTATTGTTACATCTATGCTTCTATATGCCTGAATCAAGTCTTTTTCTCCGTCTACCCCTTTATTTTTAATTCCGTGTTCTGCGCCAATAATGCCGTTATAGCCTTGTTTGTGTAACCAGGTCATAATGTTATTATAGTTAATCTCGCCAGTTCCCGGCTCTTTACGACCTGGTACATCGCCAATTTGAATATAGGCAATCTCATCCCACGCATCAGCCATATTTTGAATCAGGTTTCCCTCTGTTATCTGTTGATGATATAAATCATCCAAAATTTTGCATGAGGCGCTGTCTACCATTTTGCAAATTTCATAGGCTTGCGAAATCCGTGTTAAAAAGCAATTAGGGTGGTTTTGATAATTAAGTGGCTCTAGTACCATAACAAGGCCAGACTTTTCACAAACTTCCGCCATATAACTTAAGTTTTCAACCACGTTTTTGGTTTGGTATTCAACTGGTAAGGTTAAGTCGATTGTGCCAGGTACTATTGTGCACCACTTGGCTCCACAGCGTTTTGAGATTTCTACAGCTTGCTCCATCTTCTTAGTTAGCATCGCTTTGACTTGTTTCTTATCCACACTTCTTTTATCAAAATGATCGAGTCGATTACCTGCGAAAATTGGGTTTTTAAAGTCGCCATAGGCGACAAAGACCCCCATTTCCATACCCAGTTTTGCCAACAAATCCCCAATCGCCTGTTGTTCTTTTTCAAAGCGATTTGGCATCCGATTATCTTCCCATGCCCTAAACCCCATATCGTGAGCATAGCGAATTTGATCCAAAATATTGTTGCCAGCTAAATTCTTAAAGTGATTGACGTGAGGCGCAAACTTCATTGTAAACGCGCCGTTTTCAGATTTTTTTTCTGTGGAGGTTGCCTGAAACGAAACACCTGAAGCCGCTAACCCAAAGCTTGACGCCAACACCCCTTTTGTAAAATTTCTGCGTGAAATTTGTACGTTTTTATTCATCATGATGAATTTCTCGCTGTTGTATGTAAGCACAGTCACCAGACTGTGCTATTGCTACTTGTTAGCTAATACCTAACAGTCTGGGTCTGAAAAACTACATCTCAACTTGTTAAAGTCGTTATGAAAGTTGTAATTCAGTTGTAGTTTGTCACCATCAGTTAATTTAACTGTGCGATTTACGTATATGCCATTTAAGATCCACGGATCGGTGCTTTGGTCAAACTGGGTACCTATGGTTTGCCTAAAGGCGTAAAAACCTGCCGCAAATTGAGGATAGCTGTTAAACACTTTGTAGCTCGCATCTAGATAGTCTTGGTTATCAGCATACCAAGCATTCATAGTAACAAAATCATCCCACTGGGCTTTGCTAGTTGCACCATCTACTTGAATCAATTGGCTCAAATATTCATGCACTAACATATCGCTGTTATAGCCATATTTAGTCGCGAAATTAGCATTTAACTGATCTTTAGTATGGTTTTTCCATTTACGCATAAATGAAAATTCAGTGGTAATAATGTTTTTATTACCTAAGTTAATATCTTGCGTTACATAATCCATCACTTGTTTAATTTCGTCGTAAGTAGAGTGGTGAATATGTACGTCTACGCCTGCAATACCAGCTGTATCCCGCGCGTATTCGAGTAACTTAGTGCTTTGTTCGTTACGCCAGTTATTCGAGTGTTGCAGGTTGTTAAATGCTCCTATATAAACCGGAGTTTGTGAATTTTGCTCTGTTTTATAATCCATCACAAATTCAGCCATAGTTATATAAAAATCAGCTAAACCCGGTGCATTTCCGCCAGGGCGATATTCGTCAGGTACTTCAATGAATGGTTCGTTGCCCACCACGATTAAATCTATACTATCCCACATGTGCTCTAACATAGTACGGGTATGAGCTAAAAATAAATCCATTTCCGCAGTGCCCGCAGTTGGGAAAGGTTTAGTACCGCCGTTTCCGTCAGGATAAGCACGAACTCTGCCCGTTTGTGGGTCATTGGTGTTAAAATCCCATTTCATATTAAAGGCAACTTTATGACCACGCGCTTTTAATGCTTTTAGAGCTTTTAAGTCGGCTTCGGCATTTAAACGTTTATTTGAATTTGGCTCTAACTCCATTAAATCAAATTGTTGAGCAAAACCTCGTACCCATTTTGAGTCGAGCGCATCAACTGCGGCTACAACATCAGTATTTTTACCATCTATTTGAGCGGTGAAATCACCGTTGGCGTAATCTTCAATAATTTGATTAAAGTTAATGCCGTAAAAGGCTTCAATTTGGTTGCGGGCACTAAAAATAGCCTGCTGATTACCTACGTGTACAACTACGTGGGCTATTGCCCCCATATCTTTGGAAAGTTCTGGGGTTTTAACCTGTAAACTTTGCCCTGGCGCAATTTTAACTATGGTGTCAGCTGCAACATAATCACCACCATCAATCGATATCATGCCACTTTCAACATACGCCGCAACAGGGACGTTAAAACCTTCTGGTGTAATTGCATCGGATACAGCAAATTGTGGTACTTCATCGGTTGAAGGCGTTAATTTGGTTTTTTCAGCAATGTTAAAAGCGTTCACCGAGGTAGTTTGTGTTGATGTTGTCACCACAAACTCAGAGCTGTATTCGCCATTATCACCTAAAGCTAATTGTGCTGAAGTTGATTGGTTAAATTCAGCCGATGACGTTACGCGCACAACTATTTCATCTCGGTTTTTCACTGTGCCAGCTGCAGAAGTAAACTGACCACCGTTAATGCTATATTCACCTCCAAAAATCTCAATGGGTATATGTACACCAATACCTAAACCAAAAATTTTTATCATATCCGATTCTTGCCAGCTATTTGGCAATAGGGCGGTTTTAGAAGAAAATTGAATACTACTTAAGTCGGGCGTGGTGCTTTCTGCAGGTAACTCAGTTTTTAAGCGAGTCTGACTACGGGTGTTATCGTCGATAATACAGCCGCTTATGCCAATAGCTAAAGCAAGTACACTTCCTACTATTCTTAGTTGTTTTTTGTTAATTAAATTAGTCATAATTTGTCTCACTCAATAGCCGATTATTGTGTTTTGCGTGATAAGTAAACACGTGCACCAGTTTCAATATCCACTGCGTATACCGCACCACTAAAGTCTGTCGCAAATAAATAACCGATTTGCGGCGAATACGATACATGGTCGATGCGTGTGGTCATCGGGTTAGCTTTACCATCGTTTGAGTCGCTAATGATGCGCAAGGTTTTACTACCATCTAGACTGATCGCGTGTACGCGGTCATATTGTTCATCCGAATCCGTACCAACAAATTCAGCAACAATCAGCTCGTCATTAACACTGTTGAAGTCCATTGACGTGATAGTGGCTAACTCAGTTTCAGCTGTGTCGTTGTTCCAATAAACAATAGGAGAGTTGGCTTGCACTGTGGCAGCTGCAAACTTAATTTCTGCCTGAAGATTCTGAATATCGTTGGTTAACCTTGTTTGTGCATCTTCATCATTTGCATCAACCGCCGCCACAAGCTGTGCTTGTAAATCCGAAAGTTGAGCGCTGCGCACTGAATTTCCATCATCTTTCATACTGAAGCTGAATAATCTTTCGGCAGCTGAGGTTGTTCCACGGTTTGCATGGCGAGAGACAAAAATCATTTCATCGTGATTATCAGTTTTAGGTACTAAAGCTAAACCTTCTGGCGCGAAATTCAAAGAGTCGGTTAAGTTTTGCAAGCGACCGCCAGTTGTACTAGCCACATCTGCATTCATATTTATCCAGCGGTATACGAGGTTACCATTTGGATGACCGATGGAGTCTACTGTGATAATACGATCACGTTTTTTGTCTACCAGCATTTCCTCTAAATCTTCATTACCTGATGAAGGCGCGAATGTGTCGCCTTTACCATCAGAACCATCAGCAACTGGGCCTTGAGTGATATCGTATTGCGATATTGCTGTTTGTTCATTAAAGCCTTGCCAGCTTGATACATATAAAGTGGAATTGTTTATTGCTAATCCACGGCCATTGTTAAATTGTGAGCCGGGTGGTCTAACAAATGGGGTTATTTCAGCTGTATTTAAGTCTATTTGGTACACCCATCGTTTAGCAAGTGGCCCTCGGTCAATCACAAATATTCTGTCGTTGGCTAAATCGATCGCCATTTCAGATGGTAACGCTAATAGATTATTGCCTTCTGGAAATGAATCTGAGTCGCTACCACGGGTTATATTAAAGTTAGATGGTGTATCTGCCGTTTGTCCATCAGCGTCTGTTACAATTACCTCAAAGCTGTGGGTAGCTAACGTTTCAAGCGGCACTTCTACTTGCCAACTTGTAAAATTGTCAGTGCTCTGTGCACTATAAGTTTGACCGGTTGTTGTGTTTTTTACTTCAACTTTGTTAATTTCACCAGACAAGCTCGCATCAGCATCTGACGCGCTGCCGCGTACCAAAATACTATCGCCAGTTGTCATAGAGGTTTTAGGCGGAAAAGCTAAGTTGAGTTGTGGTTTTGCCAAACCATTGTTTACGTAAAAGCTTTCACTGATTAAAACATCCCCATCACATTGCTCTGTACCGATAAATACAGTTGCCGTTGTCTCAGCATCTGCTTCAGGTGCAGTTGTTACCTGTACCCGAATTTCATCGCCATCACTTACTTTTCCCGCATCTGTCAAAAATGGGCCATCGTTAATACTATAAGCCCCATTCTCAATTCTGATATCAGCCTCAGCATCAAGACCACTTACAATAAAAGCTTCTGATATATATTGAGTGTTAGCATCAGCTTGAAATGGAATATCTTTAATCTCAAAGGGATCTGGTATTAAATTTGGGTGAGTTTTAATTTCAAGTAAAGTGGTTTTACCACCAACTGTAGCCAAATAGGAGGTGTTCTGGTTATAACTATCCGGCGCAGTTAATTCAAATATTAAACTGTCATCTTGAGCAATAGTGCCGCTGGAAACAAATTCTGCACTCTCTTCCCAATTACCCGCTTTAAACTTTCCTCCAACTACAGAAACAGATAAGGGCTTATTGACACCGCTAATTTGAATTTTATCGGTTGTAACTGTTTGTGCCGGACAATAGCTGCTAACCCCACCATTGGTAATTAAAGTTATATCTTCCGGTACAGTATCATCAGTTTCAACTCCTGAAATACCTTCATTACATGCAACTAGACTAAGCACCAGAGGCAATAATGTAAAAGGCACTAAGTCTCTTTTTTTATTAAATAATTTCATATTTCACCTTTAAAATTTGAACTCTTGCTTAAAAAGTTGCACGAATACCAACGCTATAAAAACGACCCGTATTAGTAATATCGTTTGGTAGTTGTAAGTTGTTTGGATTGCGAACATCCAAATGATAACTTTCAATATTTGAATCAGTTAAATTCGTAACACTACCCAGTAAACGTACATTTTTAGCTAATTTAAAATTAACGGTTAAATCCAACTGCCCATCAGGTCTGATTTGTTCAGCGGTTGCGTTTCCCGCTAAGCGACGGTTATATGCGCTTTGGCGCTGCCAAGCAAAGCGCACTGAACCATATTGACCCTCATGATACAAAATGATGTTTTCCATATACTCAGAAACATTAACAGCGCGGGCAATTACTACATCTCTTTCACCGGTCATCAATGGCGAAAACGCATCATCCACTGCATTGGTATCATTCACAGACCAATTAGCCTCTACGCCAAACCCATCGAAATTTGCAGGTAAAAAAGTAAAAGCATGACGATATGAAAACTCCAGTCCTTGAAACCAGTAATTCGTATCAGCATTGACAGGCGTTCGAATTTCAACCGGTGCAGTTGTTGTATCCGTGCTGTTTGGATCTCTTGAGCGATCAAACTCCATCTCTTCACGAGTTAACGCTTCAGTTAAGTAAGCGCCCACTTTTTTATAATAATAAGCAAGCGATAATGACATATCTTGATTCGGATACCACTCAAGTGATAAGTCAGCCTGATTAGCAGTAAAGGGATCCAACGCGGGTTGGCCTTCTTTGATCATCACAGCTTCTGCCGAATTTGCGCCTACGTTGACTGAGCGTGTGCTGGATAAATCACTAAAAGGGGCACGTGATAAAGTACGCGCTGCAGCTAAACGCAAATACCATTCACTCGTTAAT
The sequence above is a segment of the Catenovulum adriaticum genome. Coding sequences within it:
- a CDS encoding sulfatase, with amino-acid sequence MLKQVMNMMNINKFNWRAKTKLLPLMLTINFLAGCVASQQVQRPSPSYEVADNQKIDTKNYNVLFISVDDLNDWVGVLGGHPNASTPNIDRLANRGMLFTNAHTASPVCNSSRAAVMTGLLPSTTGIYRNGVPSKPVVNKNVTISEVYKNNGFYTAGSGKLLHLFNYKKGAWDDVKKRFPDAIADKREVYSVGGEFNIHPLKNNLENETMDARTVSWVIDKLQQPHDKPFFIAAGIYRPHVLWRVPQRFYAEFPEENIVIPSTIENDLDDVGSIGMAWALQGKDQVKDDKADSLENSAHSNIKRAGHWQLGMQAYLASIKHADTQVGRLLDALDTTGLTEKTIIVLWSDHGWHLGEKNHWRKSTLWEESTRVPLIVSVPGLTKANSRSNKAVSLIDIFPTLLELAGFDKPEKIQGESLVPLLTDPNYNRKMPAITEYYRGNVAIRDDRYRYILYANGEEELYDHKNDPNEWHNIAKESKLAEIKGGLREWVPKNFAAEGKGNKH
- a CDS encoding gluconate 2-dehydrogenase subunit 3 family protein; translated protein: MTNSISRRALIQRVIAGAGLGFASLSSSNIAIAQEMILASNSQSDFFSTRQSKTLKSFCDCLLPTTDTPGAVDVGVPDFIALLCQNYMQKHELDLVLSAIRSIDEASLLTFKKAFFELSQTMQTKLLVDFKNQGKTKIKQITKLRQLVLLGYFTSEKVGREVTVYLPIPGEYDPCMPLNENQGRAWTI
- a CDS encoding GMC oxidoreductase, encoding MINTQKANNFDAIVIGSGVSGGWAAKELSERGLKTLVLERGRDVKHGEYPTAFKDSWDYQGRGTLTPEQKARQPKQNKINLNENNQHWFVDDISHPYLEKKSFDWIRGYHVGGRSLTWGRHSYRFSDLDFEANAKEGIAVDWPIRYADIAPWYDHVERFIGVSGRSENLFQLPDGQFLPEMPLNCMEKAFRESMLRQFGRVVTSGRIANLTKAHNGRGPCQYRARCDRGCPFGGYFSSNSSTLPAAYASGNLTMRPMSVVQKIIYDDKTEKATGVLIKDAITHEEIEFRAKIIFCCASTVATTAILMNSTSKRFPHGLGNDSGELGHNLMDHHHMVGASGQIKGGEEDYYKGRRPSGFYIPRFRNIDANSKQANYLRGFGYQGRASRENWSRGIKELEIYGADFKADLLAPGPWRMGMTGFGECLPYHQNKLSLNTTKKDEWGFPLVEFDAEFKDNEAKMRLDMMNAAAEMLEHAGYKNVNTYNRKVSPGLAIHEMGTARMGQDAKTSVLNKWNQVHSVKNVFVTDGSCMTSSSCVNPSLTYMALTARAAAFAADALKKGTL
- a CDS encoding 3-keto-disaccharide hydrolase; translated protein: MKERKIILITAAVVGLMGQATAAGEKEKTKPLKPHQYSEFWQPKVPVVEALKAGQPPSDAIVLFDGSDLSAWQSSKGGQAQWTVNTDGSMTVKPRSGAIETKQKYCDVQLHIEWKSPPKAVGKSGQQLGNSGIFMQGLYEMQILDSYQNETYSNGQAASIYKQHIPLANATRPTGQWNEYDIIYTAPRFNKKGQVTSPARFTAMHNGILVLHNVELQGPTVYVGTAHYDKAHGCEPIKLQDHRDPVSFRNIWLREL